A DNA window from Flavisolibacter ginsenosidimutans contains the following coding sequences:
- a CDS encoding saccharopine dehydrogenase C-terminal domain-containing protein, which translates to MKQILLFGAGKSSTALVEYFLVNAIAENWQLILVDASLQNAQEKLGDSSHGTALSFDVRDDKKRRVLIAKADIVISLMPPVLHILIAKDCLAEKKNLLTASYVDEQVRALKNEIKNAGLLFLCEMGLDPGIDHMSAKKLIDFIHAEGGRISSFHSHCGGLVAPESDDNPWHYKISWNPRNVVMAGKSGAVFKMNGEIKEWPYEELFTDKRYVSIPNAEPFCWYPNRDSLPYILTYGLQEAETFVRTTLRHPDFIYGWKNLIELKLTGEERLYNTDGKNLMQFFKEHMDLNGFGEWLQQKLHEQFDSTKGLLAELVNLVKLEEEAAKKGVEPVEEFMMVDDKGDLQNIDIDYLKISAAATLADRMHDANLTLKQLFYLGLDDELTPINLGQCSAADVLQFALEKKLMLQPEDKDMVVMLHEINYMKDETAYKATSSFVLKGEDGKHTAMAQTVGLPLAIATKLILKNAIQLKGLHIPTQKEIYEPVLAELAKHGISFSEEIIRITS; encoded by the coding sequence ATGAAACAGATCCTGCTTTTCGGCGCCGGCAAATCTTCTACGGCTTTGGTGGAATACTTTCTGGTGAACGCAATAGCCGAAAACTGGCAGCTTATTTTGGTGGATGCTTCGTTGCAAAACGCACAGGAAAAGCTGGGCGATTCATCGCACGGAACGGCGCTTTCGTTTGACGTACGCGACGACAAAAAGCGAAGGGTGCTGATTGCAAAAGCCGACATCGTTATTTCACTGATGCCGCCGGTTTTGCACATTCTGATTGCCAAAGACTGTCTTGCCGAAAAGAAAAATCTTCTCACCGCATCTTACGTTGACGAACAAGTGCGGGCCTTAAAAAATGAAATTAAAAATGCTGGCTTGTTGTTTCTCTGCGAAATGGGATTGGACCCCGGCATTGATCACATGAGCGCCAAAAAACTGATTGATTTCATTCACGCCGAAGGTGGAAGAATTTCATCTTTTCATTCGCATTGTGGTGGTTTGGTTGCGCCCGAAAGCGACGACAATCCCTGGCATTATAAAATCAGTTGGAACCCTCGCAACGTCGTGATGGCCGGCAAAAGCGGCGCTGTTTTTAAAATGAACGGCGAGATAAAAGAATGGCCTTACGAAGAGTTGTTTACAGACAAACGATACGTATCCATTCCAAATGCCGAACCGTTTTGCTGGTATCCCAACCGCGATTCGCTTCCGTATATTTTAACCTACGGTTTGCAGGAAGCAGAAACCTTTGTGCGCACCACCTTAAGGCATCCCGATTTTATTTACGGCTGGAAAAATTTAATCGAACTTAAATTAACCGGCGAAGAAAGATTGTACAACACCGACGGTAAAAACCTCATGCAGTTTTTTAAAGAGCACATGGACCTGAACGGCTTTGGCGAATGGCTTCAACAAAAGCTGCACGAGCAATTTGATTCGACAAAAGGCTTGTTAGCTGAACTGGTAAACCTTGTAAAGCTGGAAGAAGAAGCAGCAAAAAAAGGCGTTGAACCGGTAGAAGAATTTATGATGGTGGACGATAAAGGCGACCTGCAGAACATTGACATAGATTACCTCAAAATCAGTGCGGCGGCTACGCTTGCCGACCGTATGCACGATGCGAACCTCACTTTAAAGCAACTGTTTTATTTAGGCCTGGATGATGAATTAACACCAATAAATTTAGGCCAATGCAGCGCCGCAGACGTGTTGCAATTTGCACTGGAAAAAAAATTGATGCTGCAACCGGAAGACAAGGACATGGTGGTGATGCTTCACGAAATAAACTACATGAAAGATGAAACGGCGTATAAAGCCACAAGCTCATTTGTGTTGAAAGGCGAAGACGGTAAACACACGGCCATGGCGCAAACGGTAGGCTTGCCGCTGGCGATAGCAACGAAGTTGATTTTAAAGAACGCAATTCAATTGAAAGGCTTGCACATTCCAACACAAAAAGAAATTTACGAGCCGGTTTTGGCTGAACTGGCGAAACACGGAATAAGCTTTTCGGAAGAAATAATCCGCATAACCTCTTAA
- a CDS encoding SIR2 family NAD-dependent protein deacylase yields MNKKKLVVLTGAGISAESGLKTFRDNDGLWEGYDINEVATATAWRGNPALVQEFYNMRRKAVKEAKPNAAHQILAELEKDFDVHIITQNIDDLHERAGSTKVLHLHGEILKMRSEKDETLIYTVHNDIKMGEKAGDGAQLRPHIVWFEEAVPLMETAVKLVLDADIFLIVGTSLVVYPAAGLVNYAPPFLPKFIVDKKVPSTYGLHNLTAIEKAATEGMKDVVPLLKNLLVS; encoded by the coding sequence ATGAACAAAAAGAAACTGGTAGTGCTGACCGGTGCGGGCATTAGTGCCGAAAGCGGCTTAAAAACTTTTCGAGACAATGATGGTTTGTGGGAAGGTTACGACATCAATGAAGTAGCAACGGCCACCGCATGGCGGGGCAATCCTGCACTGGTGCAGGAGTTCTACAACATGCGGCGGAAGGCCGTAAAAGAAGCAAAACCAAACGCAGCACATCAAATATTGGCCGAATTGGAAAAAGATTTCGACGTACACATCATCACGCAGAACATTGATGACCTGCACGAACGGGCCGGCTCAACGAAAGTTTTGCACCTGCACGGCGAAATTTTAAAGATGCGCAGTGAGAAGGACGAGACCTTAATTTATACAGTGCATAATGACATAAAAATGGGTGAGAAGGCCGGAGACGGCGCACAACTTCGTCCGCACATTGTTTGGTTTGAAGAAGCCGTGCCCCTGATGGAAACAGCTGTAAAGCTTGTATTGGATGCCGACATTTTTTTAATCGTTGGAACCTCGCTTGTGGTTTATCCTGCAGCGGGATTGGTGAATTACGCACCGCCTTTTTTGCCAAAGTTCATTGTTGATAAAAAGGTGCCTTCAACGTATGGTTTGCACAATCTTACGGCCATTGAAAAGGCCGCAACAGAGGGAATGAAAGATGTAGTGCCGCTGTTGAAAAACCTGCTCGTTTCTTAA
- a CDS encoding DUF2231 domain-containing protein, producing the protein MRSKANIKSHPLHPILICFPLAFFIGSFVFDILFLFNQNPSFQNTAYHLNIAGVIGAVLAAVPGFVDFLYTVPPESSAKKRAAKHGLLNTGNLLLFIAIVLLKRNTALDYKILVAMEAIGVIILFIAGWLGGTLVYRNQIGVDPRYADAGKWNEEYVNTNDNFIRVAAANELKLNQMKLVHAGGKRIIIAHSEKGYAAFSDHCTHKGGSLAGGAMICGTVQCPWHGSQFNVHDGSVSAGPAKKGIETYNVEERDGAVFLHLKEIKK; encoded by the coding sequence ATGCGCAGCAAAGCCAATATCAAAAGCCACCCGCTTCATCCCATTTTAATTTGCTTTCCCCTGGCCTTTTTTATCGGCTCTTTTGTGTTTGATATTCTCTTTCTCTTTAACCAAAATCCATCCTTTCAAAACACTGCTTATCATCTTAATATTGCCGGCGTCATTGGTGCTGTGTTGGCTGCGGTGCCGGGCTTTGTTGATTTTCTTTACACCGTTCCGCCCGAAAGTTCAGCAAAGAAAAGAGCCGCCAAGCACGGCCTGCTGAATACGGGTAATTTGCTGCTTTTCATTGCAATTGTTTTGCTCAAACGAAACACTGCGCTTGATTACAAAATTCTCGTGGCGATGGAGGCGATCGGTGTCATCATTCTCTTTATTGCCGGATGGCTCGGCGGTACGCTTGTGTACCGAAACCAAATTGGCGTTGACCCACGTTATGCAGATGCAGGTAAATGGAACGAGGAATACGTCAACACCAATGATAATTTTATAAGAGTGGCTGCCGCGAATGAACTAAAGTTGAATCAAATGAAATTGGTTCACGCAGGCGGCAAGCGCATCATCATTGCCCATTCGGAAAAAGGCTACGCGGCCTTCAGCGATCATTGCACGCACAAGGGCGGTTCGCTTGCAGGGGGTGCCATGATTTGCGGTACGGTGCAGTGTCCCTGGCACGGATCGCAGTTCAACGTGCACGACGGCTCGGTGTCTGCCGGTCCTGCAAAAAAAGGCATCGAGACCTACAACGTTGAGGAAAGGGATGGCGCGGTGTTTTTACATTTGAAGGAAATAAAAAAATAA
- a CDS encoding cupin domain-containing protein, producing the protein MPYFLQQKPFVVPTNDGKLIEEHAGLASTGDKEISIAHMIAPPGWGEPFQKPEFDEYTLVSRGKKLIEADGDEIILESGQSILIKGGTRVRYSNPFDEECEYWSVCLPAFSFEAVHREEQ; encoded by the coding sequence ATGCCTTACTTTTTGCAACAAAAACCTTTTGTCGTTCCTACCAACGACGGCAAATTAATTGAAGAACACGCAGGCCTTGCCTCCACCGGCGATAAAGAAATAAGCATTGCACACATGATTGCGCCACCGGGATGGGGCGAACCTTTTCAAAAACCAGAATTTGATGAATATACTTTGGTAAGCCGCGGCAAAAAATTAATTGAAGCGGACGGTGACGAAATTATTTTGGAAAGCGGGCAAAGCATTTTAATTAAAGGGGGTACGCGAGTCCGGTATTCCAATCCGTTTGATGAAGAATGCGAGTACTGGAGCGTGTGCCTTCCGGCCTTTTCGTTTGAGGCTGTTCACCGCGAAGAACAGTAG
- a CDS encoding EVE domain-containing protein — MAYWLVKSEPFKYSWEQFVKDGQTHWDGVRNYAARNNLRAMKKGDEVFYYHSNEGLEIVGIAKVIKEAYQDPTTDEEAWVVVDLKPVRKLKKPVGLKDVKEEKRLQNMDLLRLGRLSVQSVKDEEWKVVMEMAGEKGK; from the coding sequence ATGGCATATTGGCTTGTAAAATCAGAACCTTTTAAATACAGTTGGGAACAATTTGTAAAAGACGGGCAAACGCATTGGGACGGTGTTCGGAATTATGCAGCGCGAAACAATCTGCGGGCAATGAAAAAAGGTGATGAAGTCTTTTATTACCACAGCAACGAAGGATTGGAAATTGTGGGCATTGCCAAAGTGATAAAAGAAGCCTATCAGGATCCAACAACAGATGAAGAAGCTTGGGTTGTTGTTGATTTAAAACCCGTGCGAAAACTAAAAAAACCCGTTGGCTTAAAAGATGTGAAAGAAGAAAAGCGTTTGCAGAACATGGACCTTTTGCGGCTGGGACGGCTTTCCGTTCAATCAGTAAAAGATGAAGAATGGAAAGTGGTAATGGAAATGGCGGGAGAGAAGGGTAAATAA
- a CDS encoding fasciclin domain-containing protein, protein MKKIAFAALLFAAFSFSSSAQDTKMASENTVMVGGAPMYPTKNIVENAVNSKDHTTLVAAVKAAGLVETLESAGPFTVFAPTNAAFNKLPKGTVDNLLKSENKGSLTSVLTYHVVAGRLNASDLAKAIKAGNGTAELTTVQGGKLWAMMKGKNIWIKDEKGNTAKVTIADVNQSNGVIHVVDTVLMPK, encoded by the coding sequence ATGAAAAAGATCGCATTCGCAGCACTACTCTTTGCTGCCTTCTCTTTTAGCTCCTCAGCACAAGACACAAAAATGGCCAGCGAAAACACCGTGATGGTTGGTGGCGCTCCCATGTACCCAACCAAGAACATTGTTGAAAACGCCGTAAACTCGAAAGATCACACCACTCTTGTTGCGGCTGTAAAAGCGGCCGGTTTGGTAGAAACGTTGGAAAGCGCCGGACCTTTCACCGTGTTTGCGCCCACCAATGCAGCCTTTAATAAATTGCCAAAAGGCACGGTTGACAATTTATTGAAATCCGAAAACAAAGGCAGCTTAACATCCGTTCTTACTTATCACGTTGTAGCCGGGCGACTGAACGCAAGTGATTTGGCAAAAGCCATTAAAGCCGGTAACGGAACGGCCGAATTAACAACGGTACAAGGCGGTAAACTTTGGGCCATGATGAAAGGCAAAAACATCTGGATCAAAGACGAAAAAGGCAATACAGCAAAGGTGACCATTGCAGACGTTAACCAAAGCAACGGTGTGATTCACGTCGTTGATACAGTCTTGATGCCGAAGTAA
- a CDS encoding fasciclin domain-containing protein, producing MQTAINKTKMLLGAAAFVAAFTSCNKQFEDIGPDINPSFTNTGSTLNDVINNDTTYSYFKALVAKAGAAAPTAAFSNPSLRFTAFLPTNAAIRKSNPAFSSATNFANALAGSAASIVNYLITPQVLRFDSIPSTFPNLVAPTLLNPTAGTSAFNPLVSLSIFPSKRGTQGWVNNVPLTTVNGSAANAIIHNTDLLVTPPSTTLWSRISTDADMAYFKAAVQRGDSGSVGTARFDSLLNLPVGPNFTVFVPTNAAFQAVLTAQITQALVAQGVPLATAQAQAAALASSPTVFSNPALSSVLTPTNVKGLVVYHMLGAGAFTVNFPPTPTSVPTLLNTVVPTHPGVKLGATFSGPVVTAATVQGVANATPATILINPTPNPGGTSDQFFTNGVLHKINQVLLPQ from the coding sequence ATGCAAACGGCTATCAATAAAACAAAAATGCTTTTGGGAGCCGCGGCGTTTGTGGCCGCCTTCACTTCCTGCAACAAACAGTTTGAAGACATCGGGCCCGATATCAATCCTTCGTTTACCAACACGGGTTCGACGCTGAACGATGTCATCAACAACGACACAACGTATTCTTATTTCAAGGCATTGGTGGCTAAGGCGGGTGCGGCCGCACCCACGGCAGCCTTCAGCAACCCGTCTTTGCGCTTTACGGCCTTTCTACCAACCAATGCGGCCATTCGTAAATCTAATCCGGCTTTTTCATCGGCAACAAATTTCGCGAATGCTTTGGCTGGGTCAGCGGCAAGCATTGTTAATTATCTTATTACACCGCAGGTGCTTCGTTTCGATTCTATTCCAAGCACGTTTCCCAACCTGGTTGCGCCTACGCTACTAAACCCAACGGCTGGCACAAGTGCCTTCAATCCCCTGGTAAGCTTGTCTATTTTTCCATCAAAAAGAGGTACGCAAGGATGGGTGAACAACGTGCCGTTGACAACCGTGAACGGCTCGGCGGCAAATGCCATTATTCACAACACTGACCTTTTGGTAACGCCTCCATCAACCACGTTGTGGTCAAGAATTTCGACCGATGCCGACATGGCCTATTTTAAAGCGGCGGTACAAAGAGGCGATAGCGGCTCTGTAGGTACGGCACGATTTGACTCCTTGCTGAATCTTCCTGTTGGTCCAAACTTCACAGTATTTGTTCCCACGAATGCTGCCTTTCAAGCTGTGCTGACTGCACAAATCACACAGGCTTTAGTGGCTCAGGGGGTGCCTTTGGCAACGGCACAGGCACAAGCTGCAGCACTGGCTTCTTCGCCTACCGTGTTTTCAAATCCAGCGCTTTCCAGCGTACTCACACCAACAAACGTAAAAGGCTTGGTTGTTTATCACATGTTGGGCGCAGGAGCGTTCACGGTGAACTTTCCGCCAACGCCAACCTCTGTTCCAACCTTGCTGAACACCGTAGTGCCAACGCACCCCGGCGTAAAGCTTGGTGCTACGTTTAGCGGACCAGTTGTTACTGCCGCCACCGTACAAGGCGTGGCAAATGCAACGCCCGCAACCATTTTGATTAATCCGACGCCAAACCCCGGCGGAACAAGTGATCAGTTTTTTACAAACGGTGTTCTCCATAAAATTAACCAAGTGCTTCTTCCGCAGTAA
- a CDS encoding TonB-dependent receptor, giving the protein MRKSTRFFAAFLAAIFFSLSSFAQNVRITGKVTSTVGDNLSSVSVKVKNGISGTTTDASGRFSLDVPSLPVTLVISSVGYDAQELTVNSSSEVSVNLVPANIIGQEVVVSATRTPQRILEAPVSIERVTSAAVRNAPAASYYDVLGNLKGVDLTTSSLTFQTPTTRGFAASGNLRLNQIVDGMDNQAPGLNFSVGSVIGISELDLESMELLPGASSALYGPGGMNGTLLINSKNPFRSQGLSFQVKQGIMHISDGDRNVSPYYNWNFRWAKAIGKRFAFKISTDLIKANDWLAQDYRNYKRLGTTGNIAPGSRTTDPNYDGVNMYGDETTVDIVKNVFPGIAAAAPFLAQYINSLSGQPINVSRTGYKESDVVSPETINYKVSGALHYKITNNIEAIAAAYWGTGNTVYTGSDRYSLRNLRIGQYKLELNGGKWYLRAYTTQEDAGESYNATVTTRLLNEAWLPSGGSTGWYAQYTQAYLANKLAGMQDIDAHNAARAVADKNRPAAGSTQFQQLLEQIRGVPISKGGGLFVDKTNLYNYEGQYNFSDMTKGFADILVGGNFKRYVLNSEGTLFADSAGKIPINEYGAYIQASRNVTSVVRLTLSGRYDKNTNFDGRFTPRATATIKLSNNNNLRLSYQTAYRFPSTQQQWINLNVGGGVQLIGGVQQLKDFYGINNSSVYSLSSVQSGSPKNATLNNLKPESVTSYEVGYRGLNLGQKLLIDAYSYYGQYTDFILRTLVVKNPGAASQQIFSVPVNSSTKVNTYGFGLSLDYRLAGNFVATGNYTRDAIDPVPAGFISYFNAPSYRASIGIANSGFGFEKRFGMSLIYRWQDQFYFEGDFANGQVNPIHTLDAQISYKMPATKTIFKLGATNLLNQYYRNAPGNPSIGGLYYVSFGYNVF; this is encoded by the coding sequence ATGAGAAAAAGCACTCGCTTTTTTGCTGCGTTTCTTGCAGCGATCTTTTTTTCCCTTTCTTCTTTCGCACAAAACGTTCGCATCACCGGGAAGGTAACGTCAACCGTAGGTGACAATCTTTCTTCTGTTTCCGTAAAAGTGAAGAACGGAATAAGTGGCACAACGACCGACGCATCGGGACGGTTTTCGCTTGATGTGCCTTCGCTGCCGGTAACGCTGGTCATTTCTTCTGTAGGTTATGATGCGCAGGAACTAACCGTCAATTCTTCGTCGGAGGTAAGCGTTAATCTTGTTCCGGCAAACATCATCGGGCAGGAAGTCGTTGTCTCGGCCACCCGCACGCCGCAACGCATTTTGGAAGCACCGGTGAGCATTGAAAGAGTTACTTCAGCCGCCGTTCGCAACGCACCGGCGGCTTCATATTACGATGTATTGGGCAACCTGAAAGGCGTTGACCTTACTACGTCTTCGCTTACATTTCAAACGCCGACCACACGCGGTTTTGCCGCAAGCGGTAACCTTCGCCTGAATCAAATTGTGGACGGTATGGACAACCAGGCTCCCGGTTTGAACTTCTCGGTTGGTTCTGTTATCGGCATTTCTGAACTCGACCTTGAAAGCATGGAATTGCTGCCCGGAGCATCGTCGGCTTTGTACGGTCCAGGCGGAATGAACGGCACACTTCTGATCAACAGCAAAAATCCTTTTCGTTCGCAAGGCTTGTCGTTTCAGGTAAAGCAAGGCATCATGCACATCTCCGATGGGGACAGAAACGTATCGCCTTATTACAACTGGAATTTCCGTTGGGCAAAGGCCATCGGCAAACGCTTCGCATTTAAAATTTCAACCGATTTAATCAAAGCCAATGATTGGCTGGCACAAGACTACCGCAATTACAAGCGTCTGGGCACAACCGGAAACATTGCGCCAGGCTCCCGCACTACAGATCCAAACTATGACGGTGTGAACATGTACGGTGATGAAACGACAGTTGACATTGTAAAGAACGTTTTTCCGGGCATTGCTGCTGCTGCGCCTTTCCTTGCGCAGTACATCAATTCGCTTTCGGGACAGCCAATCAACGTTTCGCGTACTGGTTATAAAGAGAGCGACGTGGTGTCGCCGGAAACCATTAACTACAAAGTATCGGGTGCATTGCATTATAAAATCACCAACAACATTGAGGCCATCGCCGCTGCTTATTGGGGCACAGGCAATACTGTCTATACAGGCAGCGACCGTTACTCCTTGCGTAATCTACGCATTGGACAATACAAGCTCGAATTGAACGGCGGCAAATGGTATTTACGTGCCTACACGACGCAAGAAGACGCAGGCGAATCATATAACGCAACGGTAACAACCAGGCTTTTGAACGAAGCCTGGTTGCCGAGTGGCGGTTCTACGGGCTGGTACGCACAGTACACCCAAGCTTATCTGGCCAACAAACTTGCAGGAATGCAGGATATTGATGCGCACAATGCGGCCAGAGCGGTTGCTGATAAAAATCGTCCGGCAGCGGGTAGCACACAATTTCAACAACTGCTTGAGCAAATCAGGGGCGTACCTATTTCAAAAGGCGGCGGCCTGTTTGTGGACAAAACCAATTTGTACAACTACGAAGGGCAGTACAATTTCTCCGACATGACCAAAGGTTTTGCTGACATCCTCGTAGGTGGCAATTTCAAACGTTACGTGTTAAACTCTGAAGGAACATTGTTTGCCGACTCTGCCGGAAAAATTCCCATCAACGAATACGGCGCTTACATTCAGGCATCCCGCAACGTTACCAGCGTTGTTCGCTTAACACTGTCGGGACGCTATGATAAAAACACAAACTTTGACGGCCGTTTTACACCGCGTGCTACAGCAACGATTAAGTTGTCGAACAACAACAACCTGCGCTTGTCGTACCAAACGGCTTACCGCTTTCCTTCTACCCAACAGCAATGGATTAATTTGAACGTTGGCGGCGGCGTTCAGTTGATTGGCGGCGTGCAGCAGTTGAAAGATTTTTACGGCATTAACAACAGTTCCGTTTATTCGTTGAGCAGCGTACAATCCGGAAGTCCTAAAAACGCTACCTTAAATAACCTGAAACCCGAATCTGTTACATCGTATGAAGTAGGATACCGCGGTTTGAACCTCGGCCAAAAATTGTTGATTGATGCTTACAGCTATTACGGCCAATACACCGATTTTATTCTTCGCACACTGGTGGTGAAAAATCCCGGCGCTGCCTCGCAACAAATTTTCTCGGTGCCGGTAAACTCCAGCACCAAAGTGAATACGTATGGTTTTGGTTTGAGTCTTGACTATCGTCTTGCCGGAAACTTTGTGGCTACGGGCAACTACACTCGCGACGCGATTGACCCGGTGCCGGCCGGCTTCATTTCCTATTTCAATGCACCGTCTTACCGCGCCAGCATCGGTATTGCCAACAGCGGCTTTGGTTTTGAAAAGCGCTTCGGAATGTCGCTTATTTATCGCTGGCAGGACCAGTTCTACTTTGAAGGCGATTTCGCCAACGGCCAGGTAAATCCGATACACACATTGGACGCACAAATAAGCTACAAGATGCCGGCTACCAAAACCATCTTTAAACTGGGTGCAACCAATTTGCTGAACCAATATTACCGCAACGCACCGGGCAATCCGTCTATCGGCGGCTTGTACTACGTGAGCTTTGGTTACAACGTTTTTTAA
- a CDS encoding phosphoribosylaminoimidazolesuccinocarboxamide synthase: protein MAQYSFPNQTGFYQGKVRDVYTIDNTKLVMIASDRISAFDVILPRLIPHKGQVLNSIAAHFLRATKDLCPNWLLSTPTPNSSIGFKCEPFKIEVVVRGNLCGHAWRTYESGSRILCGALLTDGLKESDYFPEPIITPSTKAEAGHDEDISEEEILRQALATKDEWQEIKSYALRLFERGREMALEQGLILADTKYEFGKRNGEIVLMDEIHTPDSSRYFYAEGFDDRQKTGEKQKQLSKEFVREWLIQNEFMGKSGQTVPEMSDEWVETISNRYIELYESLTGQSFEPMRFNEEDVYREIVETLNTMEGRIQ, encoded by the coding sequence ATGGCACAATACAGCTTTCCAAATCAAACCGGTTTTTACCAGGGCAAGGTCAGAGATGTTTACACGATAGACAATACAAAACTCGTGATGATCGCCTCTGACCGCATCTCGGCTTTCGACGTCATTCTTCCGCGGCTGATACCCCACAAAGGACAAGTGCTGAACAGCATAGCCGCACATTTTTTACGGGCTACGAAAGATCTTTGCCCCAACTGGCTTCTCTCCACCCCCACGCCCAACTCGTCCATCGGTTTCAAATGCGAACCGTTTAAAATCGAAGTCGTGGTTCGCGGCAATTTATGCGGCCATGCCTGGCGCACTTATGAAAGCGGCAGCCGCATTTTGTGCGGTGCTTTGTTAACCGATGGATTGAAAGAGTCGGATTATTTTCCAGAACCCATCATTACGCCTTCTACCAAAGCCGAAGCCGGCCATGACGAAGACATTTCGGAAGAAGAGATTCTACGGCAAGCTTTGGCAACGAAAGACGAATGGCAGGAAATTAAAAGCTATGCCTTGCGTTTGTTTGAACGCGGCAGAGAAATGGCGCTGGAGCAAGGATTGATTCTGGCCGATACGAAATATGAGTTTGGAAAACGCAACGGCGAAATTGTGTTGATGGATGAAATACACACGCCGGACTCGTCGCGGTATTTTTACGCAGAAGGTTTTGACGATCGCCAAAAGACAGGCGAAAAACAAAAGCAGTTGAGTAAAGAGTTTGTGAGGGAATGGCTCATACAAAACGAATTCATGGGCAAGAGCGGACAAACCGTTCCGGAAATGAGTGACGAATGGGTGGAGACAATATCAAACCGATATATTGAATTGTACGAAAGCTTAACTGGGCAAAGTTTTGAACCAATGCGCTTCAACGAAGAAGATGTTTACCGGGAGATTGTGGAAACACTGAACACAATGGAAGGCCGAATACAGTGA
- a CDS encoding carboxypeptidase regulatory-like domain-containing protein, protein MNRKNTIAKQLPTSTYIIISVTGFLVSLFCVYYYLHNIQGNVSEAVSQKVFYLILIVFGIAASALVFGAMNSYGALSGQKLDTKFQFAGPVVGVLLVVWGGFALPKTAAKQTIAIRFVNDKQTPVTNGKVTLYFPHFTREEAINEKGTAVFSDINEDDVNGSVKIDAVSDGYARLTFDTVLKSFAPLQLKLSTAWTVHINGQVTDADDRPIKDVEVLVDGSRFYAKTVNNGTYSLHLADYTIGDEISLVTSHKDYKDKMRVIKIDKAQMAGVDFVLQPLNAH, encoded by the coding sequence ATGAACAGGAAGAACACAATCGCAAAGCAACTTCCGACGTCTACTTACATCATCATCTCCGTAACGGGATTTCTTGTTTCTCTATTCTGTGTTTACTATTATCTGCATAACATTCAAGGCAATGTTTCCGAAGCGGTAAGCCAAAAAGTATTTTACTTAATCCTGATTGTTTTTGGCATCGCCGCCAGTGCGTTGGTATTCGGCGCTATGAACTCTTATGGTGCTTTAAGCGGACAAAAGTTAGACACCAAATTTCAATTTGCAGGGCCTGTGGTTGGTGTGTTGCTAGTGGTTTGGGGTGGCTTTGCCTTGCCCAAAACAGCAGCGAAGCAAACGATCGCCATTCGCTTTGTAAACGACAAGCAAACGCCGGTAACAAACGGCAAGGTCACGCTTTACTTTCCGCATTTTACCCGCGAAGAAGCGATCAACGAAAAAGGTACGGCAGTTTTTTCCGACATTAACGAAGACGACGTTAACGGCAGCGTGAAAATTGACGCGGTAAGCGATGGCTATGCAAGACTGACGTTTGACACAGTGCTCAAAAGTTTTGCACCGTTGCAACTGAAACTTTCTACTGCCTGGACGGTGCACATAAACGGCCAGGTAACCGATGCTGACGACCGGCCTATAAAAGACGTGGAAGTTTTGGTGGACGGTTCACGATTTTATGCCAAAACAGTGAACAACGGAACCTATTCCCTTCATCTTGCCGATTATACGATTGGTGATGAAATCTCACTGGTCACTTCGCACAAAGATTACAAAGACAAGATGAGAGTAATTAAAATAGACAAGGCACAAATGGCTGGCGTTGACTTCGTGTTGCAACCGTTAAATGCTCATTAA